A genome region from Gopherus flavomarginatus isolate rGopFla2 chromosome 9, rGopFla2.mat.asm, whole genome shotgun sequence includes the following:
- the LOC127058358 gene encoding forkhead box protein J1-B-like isoform X8: MPILISPDIAAQFKKKWLLLHPEDQDNAGEAVTLDDSLTSLQWLQNFSIVTIDPERPPVPSCPLQQPPQQLFQGSEAPASPPAGDTAAKGMPPRLGKPTSTATSPGTSYLPGLGAAEIDYKSNPRVKPPYSYATLICLAVRASKQAKVTLSAIYSWIMENFCYYRHAEPSWQNSIRHNLSLNKCFRKVPRQKDEPGKGGFWEIDPQYADMFIDGVVKRRWLMAAPYSPPWQRPAVPALETKCSLLSPVPHLGDGQPGHTPHQATCCLVHQHSQRCPLLDAPSPLPKRSCPAARTAQSPLLPSSGRDAEALRGEFDWADAFDDVFRGNGSNFEDLDINAALSSLSTEVDLAMQGRYIPPAGKWGAPAPSHLSPGASHWEDFTPFADTPQHPWEEEKGEALSNPWGFEQGFNFCDGFLSEMQPWDKVDTFM, encoded by the exons ATGCCCATCCTCATCTCGCCCGACATCGCTGCCCAGTTCAAGAAgaagtggctgctgctgcaccctgagGACCAGGACAATGCGGGTGAGGCTGTGACCTTGGATGACAGCCTCACCAGCTTGCAGTGGCTCCAAAACTTTTCCATCGTCACCATTGATCCGGAGAGACCACCTGTCCCCagctgtcctctccagcagcctcccCAGCAGCTCTTCCAAGGGTCCGAGGCCCCGGCCAGCCCACCAGCAGGAGACACTGCAGCCAAGGGGATGCCCCCGCGTCTAGGCAAACCCACCTCCACAGCCACCTCCCCTGGTACCAGCTACCTGCCTGGCCTTGGCGCTGCAGAGATTGATTACAAGAGCAACCCTAGGGTGAAGCCCCCTTACTCCTATGCCACCCTCATCTGCTTGGCTGTGCGGGCCAGCAAGCAGGCCAAGGTCACCTTGTCAGCCATCTACAGCTGGATCATGGAGAACTTCTGCTACTACCGGCATGCTGAGCCCAGCTGGCAG AATTCCATCCGGCACAACCTGTCCTTGAACAAATGCTTCCGGAAAGTGCCGCGACAGAAGGACGAGCCAGGCAAGGGGGGCTTCTGGGAGATCGACCCTCAGTACGCCGATATGTTCATCGACGGTGTGGTCAAGCGGAGATGGCTGATGGCCGCACCCTACAGCCCACCATGGCAGCGCCCTGCCGTGCCTGCCCTGGAGACTAAGTGCAGCCTCTTGTCCCCTGTGCCCCACCTGGGGGATGGGCAGCCAGGGCACACCCCTCACCAGGCCACCTGCTGCCTGGTGCACCAGCACAGCCAACGCTGCCCACTGCtggatgcccccagccctctgccgaagcgcagctgcccagcagccagGACTGCCCAGTCCCCTCTGCTGCCCTCTAGTGGCAGAGATGCAGAGGCCCTGAGAGGAGAATTTGACTGGGCTGATGCCTTTGACGATGTCTTCCGGGGAAACGGCAGCAATTTCGAGGACCTGGATATTAACGCAGCGCTCAGCTCACTGTCCACAGAGGTGGACCTCGCCATGCAAGGCAGGTACATACCCCCTGCTGGCAAGTGGGGCGCCCCAGCTCCTAGTCACCTCAGCCCAGGGGCTTCCCACTGGGAGGATTTCACCCCCTTCGCTgacaccccccagcacccctgggaggaggagaagggggaggcgCTCAGCAACCCCTGGGGCTTTGAGCAGGGTTTCAACTTCTGTGATGGCTTCCTCAGTGAGATGCAGCCCTGGGACAAAGTCGACACCTTCATGTGA